In Horticoccus luteus, the following proteins share a genomic window:
- a CDS encoding FAD-binding and (Fe-S)-binding domain-containing protein produces the protein MATIADQKTPPKTSVRQDDERFGPVRAAHHAPGTPTLGEALREAIKGEVRFDDGSRALYATDASNYRMPPIGVVIPHDRDDIIATVRICRDYGAPVLSRGGGTSLAGQCCNTAVLMDLSKYYNRILALDPEKATVTVETGIVLDEVQKAAEPHGLIFGPNPATHNHCTLGGMIGNNSCGINSLLAVNNGLGMRTSDNLLELEVLTYDGEILRVGATSEEEWAAIIAEGGRRGEIYAGLKTLRDEYAELIRKRFPKIPRRVSGYNLDDLLPEKGVNVARALGGSEGTCVVILSATLQLVPRPKARALLVLGYEDAVAAGAHVMEILPFKPIGLEGIDEALVDMMKDHHMDGDALKMLPKGGGWLLVEFGAETQKEADAQAKRVMAALKKKKDPPSMKFYDDPEETKKVWKAREAGLGATAFVPGKKDTWPGWEDSAVAPEKVGDYLRDLRDEFAKFGHKPALYGHYGQGCIHCRIDFDLVTEAGLENYHATVEACADLVLRYGGSLSGEHGDGQARGPMLEKMYGPELMEAFRRFKRLWDPEWKMNPGKVIDANPMTADLRLGTDYNPWRPKTWFSYPADDGDFSRAVLRCVGVGECRKHEGGTMCPSYMVTREEKDSTRGRAHLLFEMLQGDVIQDGFRSEAVRDALDLCLSCKGCKGDCPVHVDMATYKAEYLAHHYAGRLRPLHMYAFGLIGRWARLGGLFPRVSNFFQRAPIFADVMKAVISVAPERKVPRFANQSFKAWFFARAPRNPEGPPVILWPDTFNNYYHPDVAQAATRFLERAGWRVIVPRAALCCGRPLYDYGMLATAKQWLERVLLELRDEIRAGVPMVGLEPSCTTTFRDELCSIIPHNEDAQRLSKQTLLLSEFIDQKMPDYPLPKLARRALVHGHCHHKAIMKLTAEERVLKRMGVDYEVLDSGCCGMAGAFGFEKEHYELSIAAGERVLLPKVRAADTDTLVVANGFSCREQIKQTTERQALHLAHVLEMAERESVQPEPRGPGRCPELSCLPTEPRDPTKGEALVVIGAGVALAGLAAWWLWRRRR, from the coding sequence ATGGCAACGATCGCAGACCAAAAAACGCCTCCGAAAACCAGTGTGCGTCAGGATGACGAACGCTTTGGTCCCGTGCGCGCCGCGCACCATGCGCCGGGAACACCGACGCTCGGCGAGGCGTTGCGAGAGGCCATCAAGGGAGAGGTGCGTTTCGACGACGGCAGCCGCGCGCTCTACGCAACGGATGCGTCGAACTACCGGATGCCGCCGATCGGTGTGGTGATTCCGCACGACCGCGACGACATCATCGCCACGGTGCGCATTTGCCGTGACTACGGTGCGCCCGTGCTCTCGCGCGGCGGTGGGACGAGCCTCGCCGGGCAATGTTGCAACACAGCGGTGCTGATGGATCTGTCGAAATATTATAACCGGATTCTCGCGCTCGATCCCGAGAAGGCGACGGTGACGGTGGAAACGGGGATCGTGCTCGATGAAGTGCAGAAGGCGGCGGAGCCGCACGGATTGATTTTCGGGCCGAATCCGGCGACGCACAATCACTGCACGCTGGGCGGAATGATCGGCAACAATTCCTGCGGCATCAATTCGCTGCTGGCGGTGAACAATGGCCTGGGGATGCGCACCTCGGACAACTTGCTGGAGTTGGAAGTGTTGACCTACGACGGGGAAATCCTGCGCGTGGGTGCGACGAGCGAGGAGGAGTGGGCGGCGATCATCGCGGAAGGCGGGCGGCGCGGGGAAATCTACGCGGGGTTGAAGACCTTGCGCGACGAGTATGCCGAGCTGATCCGGAAACGTTTTCCGAAAATCCCGCGGCGCGTGTCGGGTTACAATCTCGACGACCTGCTGCCGGAGAAAGGCGTGAACGTGGCGCGCGCGCTCGGCGGCTCGGAAGGAACGTGCGTCGTGATTCTCTCGGCGACGTTGCAACTGGTGCCGCGGCCGAAGGCGAGGGCGTTGCTGGTGCTCGGTTACGAAGACGCGGTGGCGGCGGGCGCGCACGTGATGGAGATTCTGCCGTTCAAGCCGATCGGGCTCGAAGGCATCGACGAGGCGCTGGTCGATATGATGAAGGATCACCACATGGATGGTGACGCGTTAAAAATGCTGCCGAAGGGCGGAGGCTGGCTGCTGGTGGAATTTGGCGCGGAGACGCAGAAGGAAGCGGACGCGCAGGCGAAGCGGGTGATGGCGGCGTTGAAGAAAAAGAAGGATCCGCCGTCGATGAAGTTTTACGACGATCCGGAAGAGACGAAGAAAGTGTGGAAGGCGCGGGAGGCGGGGCTCGGCGCGACGGCGTTTGTGCCGGGCAAGAAGGATACGTGGCCGGGTTGGGAGGATTCGGCGGTGGCGCCGGAAAAGGTGGGCGACTACCTGCGGGATTTACGCGACGAGTTCGCGAAGTTCGGGCACAAGCCGGCGCTCTACGGGCACTACGGCCAAGGCTGCATCCATTGCCGGATCGACTTCGATTTGGTGACGGAGGCGGGGTTGGAGAACTATCACGCTACGGTGGAGGCCTGCGCCGATCTGGTGTTGCGCTACGGCGGTTCACTCTCGGGCGAGCACGGCGATGGGCAGGCGCGCGGGCCGATGTTGGAGAAGATGTATGGCCCGGAATTGATGGAAGCGTTTCGGCGCTTCAAGCGGCTGTGGGATCCGGAGTGGAAGATGAACCCGGGGAAAGTCATCGACGCGAACCCCATGACGGCGGATCTGCGACTGGGCACGGATTACAATCCGTGGCGGCCGAAAACCTGGTTCAGTTACCCGGCGGATGATGGCGACTTCAGCCGCGCGGTATTGCGCTGCGTGGGTGTGGGTGAGTGCCGCAAACATGAAGGCGGGACGATGTGCCCGAGCTACATGGTCACGCGCGAGGAGAAGGATTCGACGCGCGGGCGGGCGCATCTGCTGTTCGAGATGCTGCAGGGCGATGTGATCCAGGACGGGTTTCGCAGCGAGGCGGTGAGAGACGCGCTGGATCTGTGTCTCTCGTGCAAAGGCTGCAAGGGCGACTGTCCGGTGCATGTCGACATGGCGACCTACAAGGCGGAATACCTGGCGCATCACTACGCGGGCCGGCTGCGTCCGTTGCACATGTATGCGTTCGGGCTGATCGGGCGGTGGGCGCGGTTGGGCGGTTTGTTTCCGCGCGTGTCGAATTTCTTTCAGCGGGCGCCGATCTTCGCGGATGTCATGAAGGCGGTCATCTCGGTGGCGCCGGAGAGGAAAGTGCCGCGGTTTGCGAACCAGTCGTTCAAGGCGTGGTTCTTCGCGCGGGCTCCGCGCAACCCGGAAGGGCCGCCGGTGATCTTGTGGCCGGATACGTTTAACAACTACTACCATCCGGATGTGGCGCAGGCGGCGACGCGTTTCCTGGAACGTGCGGGCTGGCGGGTGATCGTGCCGCGCGCGGCGTTGTGCTGCGGGCGTCCGCTCTACGACTACGGCATGCTGGCGACGGCGAAGCAGTGGCTGGAGCGGGTGTTGCTGGAGCTGCGCGACGAAATCCGCGCCGGGGTGCCGATGGTGGGCTTGGAGCCGAGTTGCACCACGACGTTTCGCGACGAGTTGTGCAGCATCATTCCGCACAACGAAGACGCGCAGCGGCTCTCGAAGCAGACCCTGTTGTTGAGCGAATTCATCGATCAGAAGATGCCGGATTATCCGCTGCCGAAGCTCGCCCGGCGGGCGCTGGTGCACGGGCATTGTCATCACAAGGCGATCATGAAACTGACCGCGGAAGAGCGCGTGTTGAAGCGGATGGGGGTGGATTACGAAGTGCTGGATTCCGGCTGCTGCGGCATGGCGGGGGCGTTCGGGTTCGAGAAAGAGCATTACGAATTATCGATCGCCGCGGGCGAGCGGGTCCTCCTGCCGAAGGTGCGCGCGGCGGACACCGACACGCTCGTGGTGGCGAACGGTTTCAGTTGCCGCGAGCAGATCAAGCAGACGACCGAGCGGCAGGCGTTGCATCTGGCGCATGTGCTGGAGATGGCGGAGCGGGAAAGCGTGCAACCGGAACCGCGCGGGCCGGGACGTTGTCCCGAGCTCTCATGTCTGCCCACCGAGCCGCGCGATCCGACAAAGGGCGAGGCGCTGGTGGTGATCGGCGCCGGCGTCGCGCTGGCGGGTCTCGCGGCGTGGTGGCTCTGGCGCCGGCGACGGTAG
- a CDS encoding enolase C-terminal domain-like protein translates to MARTRVQRKGGRREAPAAPAADADPPRERAGGGGPRVESVRTAAFRIPTDAPESDGTLEWQATTLVVVEVTAGGETGFGYTYADAGVARMIRDSLAAVVTGEDALAVEAHWHAMIARLRNMGRQGASAMAVSAVDGALWDLKAKLLGLPLVQLLGQVRAALPVYGSGGFTSYSDAQLKKQFQGWAARGVTRFKMKVGRDPARDLHRVQAARRAIGGEAELFVDANSAYTRNQALEWANTFANQADVRWLEEPLPPDDLAGLRFLRERVPPEIELAEGEYGYDLHYFRRLLDAEAADVVQADATRCAGITGFMKVATLCETWGRPLSAHCAPALHLHPGCAAAPMRHTEYFHDHARIEQRLFDGAVPVERGMLTPDLTRPGLGVEFKWADAERFAV, encoded by the coding sequence ATGGCCAGGACGAGAGTGCAGCGGAAGGGTGGACGCCGCGAAGCGCCGGCGGCGCCGGCGGCTGATGCGGATCCGCCGCGGGAGCGCGCGGGCGGCGGCGGGCCGCGCGTGGAGAGTGTGCGCACAGCGGCGTTTCGCATTCCGACAGATGCGCCGGAGTCCGACGGCACGCTGGAATGGCAGGCGACGACACTCGTCGTGGTGGAGGTGACGGCGGGCGGAGAGACAGGGTTTGGTTACACTTACGCAGACGCCGGCGTGGCGCGGATGATTCGCGATTCGCTCGCGGCGGTGGTGACAGGCGAAGACGCGCTGGCGGTGGAGGCGCATTGGCACGCGATGATCGCGCGTTTGCGCAACATGGGCCGGCAAGGGGCGTCGGCGATGGCGGTGTCGGCAGTGGACGGAGCGTTGTGGGATTTGAAGGCGAAACTGCTCGGGTTGCCTCTCGTGCAGTTGCTCGGCCAGGTGCGGGCGGCGCTGCCGGTGTATGGCAGCGGCGGCTTCACGTCGTATTCGGACGCGCAATTAAAAAAGCAATTCCAAGGTTGGGCGGCGCGGGGCGTCACGCGGTTCAAAATGAAAGTGGGCCGGGATCCGGCGCGGGACTTGCACCGCGTGCAGGCGGCGCGGCGGGCGATCGGCGGGGAGGCGGAGTTGTTCGTCGATGCGAACAGCGCCTATACGCGCAACCAGGCGCTTGAGTGGGCGAACACTTTTGCGAACCAGGCGGATGTGCGATGGCTGGAGGAACCGTTGCCGCCGGACGATCTTGCGGGCCTGCGTTTTCTGCGAGAGCGGGTGCCGCCGGAGATCGAACTTGCCGAGGGGGAATATGGCTACGATCTCCACTACTTTCGGCGCTTGCTGGACGCGGAGGCGGCGGACGTGGTGCAGGCGGACGCGACGCGTTGCGCGGGCATCACGGGCTTCATGAAAGTCGCGACGTTGTGCGAGACATGGGGCCGGCCGTTGTCGGCGCATTGCGCGCCTGCGCTGCATTTGCATCCGGGATGCGCGGCGGCGCCGATGCGGCACACGGAATATTTTCATGATCACGCCCGGATCGAACAGCGCTTGTTCGATGGCGCGGTGCCGGTGGAACGGGGGATGTTGACGCCCGATCTTACGCGGCCGGGCCTCGGCGTGGAATTCAAATGGGCGGATGCGGAGCGCTTCGCCGTCTGA
- a CDS encoding thiamine pyrophosphate-dependent enzyme, with amino-acid sequence MSSPTAADVLVQNLQNWGVEVIFGIPGDGINGIMEALRKVEDSLRFVQVRHEEAAAFMACAYAKYTGRLGVCLGTSGPGGIHLLNGLYDAKLDGQPVLAITGHHFHDLIDTHAQQDVDLDKLYMDVAVYNVRVMGPAHVAGVTNLACRTALARRGVAHINFPVDTQSMPVSSGTRSERNLKGHATTEVFARRAALPAESDVQHAADVLNRGKKVAILVGQGALRAEKEVVAAAEALGAPIIKALLGKACVPDDSPYTTGGIGLLGTRPSQEAMEECDTLLMIGTSFPYMEFLPKPGQARVVQIDLDPARIGLRCPVEVGLAGDSGACLRVLLPLVQRKEDRSFLEQAQKGMAEWWKLMEERGTRRDTPMKPQVVAWELGKRLDENAIVSCDSGTVATWFARQIPVRRGQMFSLSGTLATMANGMPYANAAQIAYPDRQCVAFVGDGAFTMLMGEFATAVKHKLPIKVVIIKNNALGQIKWEQMVMLGNPEFGCELQPIDFVAFARACGGNGFKIEDPEQCGDIIAQALATPGPVVIEAVVDPHEPPMPPKIKAKQALHFAESLAKGTPERMKIATTIAEDRVRELV; translated from the coding sequence ATGTCCTCACCCACCGCCGCTGATGTTCTCGTGCAAAATCTCCAAAACTGGGGAGTCGAAGTTATCTTCGGAATCCCGGGCGATGGAATCAACGGCATCATGGAGGCGCTCCGGAAGGTTGAGGATTCGCTGCGTTTCGTGCAGGTGCGGCATGAGGAAGCGGCGGCGTTCATGGCGTGTGCGTATGCGAAATACACCGGGCGCCTCGGCGTGTGCCTCGGCACGTCGGGGCCGGGCGGCATCCACTTACTCAACGGGCTCTACGACGCGAAGCTCGATGGTCAGCCGGTGCTCGCGATCACGGGACATCACTTTCATGATCTGATCGACACGCATGCGCAGCAGGACGTTGACCTCGACAAGCTGTATATGGACGTAGCGGTTTACAACGTGCGGGTCATGGGCCCGGCGCACGTGGCAGGAGTGACGAATCTCGCGTGTCGCACGGCGCTGGCCCGGCGGGGTGTGGCGCACATTAATTTCCCCGTGGATACGCAATCGATGCCCGTGAGCAGCGGCACGCGGTCGGAGCGCAACTTGAAGGGGCACGCGACGACGGAAGTGTTTGCGCGGCGCGCGGCGTTGCCGGCGGAGAGCGATGTGCAACACGCCGCGGACGTGTTGAACCGCGGGAAGAAGGTCGCGATTCTCGTAGGGCAGGGAGCTTTGCGAGCGGAGAAGGAAGTCGTCGCGGCCGCGGAAGCGCTGGGGGCGCCGATCATCAAGGCGTTACTCGGCAAGGCCTGTGTGCCGGACGACTCGCCTTATACGACCGGCGGCATCGGCCTGCTGGGCACGCGGCCGTCGCAGGAAGCGATGGAGGAGTGCGACACGCTGCTGATGATCGGCACCTCGTTTCCCTACATGGAGTTTTTGCCGAAGCCGGGCCAGGCGCGGGTGGTGCAGATCGATCTCGATCCGGCGCGCATCGGACTGCGTTGTCCGGTGGAGGTCGGCCTGGCGGGTGATTCCGGCGCGTGTTTGCGCGTACTTCTCCCGCTCGTGCAGCGGAAGGAAGACCGGTCGTTTTTGGAGCAGGCGCAGAAGGGCATGGCGGAGTGGTGGAAGCTCATGGAGGAGCGCGGCACGCGTCGCGACACGCCGATGAAACCGCAGGTCGTCGCGTGGGAGTTGGGAAAACGCCTAGATGAAAACGCGATCGTGAGTTGCGACAGCGGCACGGTGGCGACGTGGTTTGCGCGGCAGATTCCGGTGCGTCGCGGCCAGATGTTTTCCTTGTCGGGCACGCTCGCGACGATGGCCAACGGGATGCCTTACGCGAATGCGGCGCAGATCGCGTATCCGGACCGGCAGTGCGTCGCGTTTGTCGGCGATGGCGCGTTTACCATGCTGATGGGTGAGTTTGCCACGGCGGTGAAACACAAGCTGCCGATCAAAGTGGTCATCATCAAAAACAACGCACTCGGGCAGATCAAATGGGAGCAGATGGTGATGCTCGGGAATCCGGAGTTCGGGTGCGAACTGCAGCCGATCGACTTCGTGGCGTTTGCGCGGGCCTGCGGCGGGAATGGTTTCAAGATCGAGGATCCCGAGCAATGCGGCGACATCATCGCGCAGGCGCTCGCGACACCGGGGCCGGTGGTGATCGAGGCGGTGGTCGATCCGCATGAGCCGCCGATGCCGCCGAAAATCAAGGCGAAGCAGGCGCTGCATTTCGCGGAGTCGCTCGCGAAGGGCACACCCGAGCGAATGAAGATTGCGACGACCATTGCCGAAGATCGCGTGCGTGAACTCGTGTGA
- a CDS encoding DUF2145 domain-containing protein encodes MKSFLTSLRWPALLLAGLALWHNPVVAGGSAASKFGVEKFGDEAIRNFALKVNDELDARKVSVAIIARAGRPRAEMPKGINYTHVAFIVFEPVRRPDGSVFNTYTVYNLYQGADGRDDRSYLKQDYTYDFVAGMMEPDVAICVPTPALQRRILAVIRSPAYAALHTPKYNLLTNPWVDKFDNCVTHSLKICVAAIYQTDDRARIYQDIRTYFRPTPVRLGPLQSFGSTFMSAISREDMDPAGFQTATYDSLEAFLAENGLVQEAFTVALN; translated from the coding sequence ATGAAATCCTTCCTTACCTCCCTGCGGTGGCCGGCGCTTCTGCTGGCGGGCCTGGCGTTGTGGCACAACCCGGTCGTGGCCGGGGGCAGCGCCGCCAGCAAATTCGGCGTCGAGAAATTTGGCGACGAGGCGATTCGAAACTTCGCGTTGAAGGTCAACGACGAGCTCGATGCGCGCAAAGTCAGCGTGGCGATCATCGCCCGCGCCGGACGGCCGCGCGCGGAAATGCCGAAGGGCATCAACTACACGCATGTGGCGTTCATCGTCTTCGAGCCCGTGCGGCGTCCGGATGGCAGCGTGTTCAACACCTACACGGTCTATAATCTCTACCAAGGCGCGGACGGGCGCGATGATCGCAGTTACTTGAAGCAGGACTATACGTATGACTTCGTGGCGGGCATGATGGAGCCGGATGTGGCGATCTGCGTGCCGACGCCGGCGTTGCAGCGGCGGATTCTCGCGGTGATTCGTTCGCCGGCGTATGCAGCGCTCCACACGCCGAAATATAATCTGCTGACGAATCCGTGGGTGGACAAGTTCGACAACTGCGTGACGCATTCGCTGAAGATCTGCGTGGCGGCAATTTATCAAACGGATGACCGGGCGCGGATATATCAGGATATCCGCACTTACTTCCGGCCGACGCCGGTGCGGCTCGGACCACTGCAATCCTTCGGCAGCACGTTCATGAGCGCGATCAGCCGCGAGGACATGGATCCGGCGGGATTCCAAACGGCGACGTATGATTCGCTAGAGGCGTTTCTCGCGGAAAACGGACTCGTGCAGGAAGCGTTTACGGTGGCGCTGAACTGA
- a CDS encoding LysR family transcriptional regulator — protein MNLHHLELFYYVARHGGISRAVRHIPYGIQQPAVSTQILALEQDLGTKLFDRQPFRLTAAGQELYQFAEPFFSKADEISARLRSQQAPRLRIAAAELVLRDHLPPVIAALKEKHPALRFALRTGFQAEMEAWLHDGEIDLAITPLDTRPQPGLKCLPIVQLPLVLIVPRSSPLKSAAQLWAQERIADPLISLPAAESITRAFQKGLKEMKVAWPTSLEAPSPLIPQYVANGYGLGVTVNLPGLVQHPQVRVLPLPGFAPVEIAALWRPPTTPLVDDLRAIIAARAEHLWPAA, from the coding sequence ATGAACCTCCATCACTTGGAATTGTTCTATTATGTCGCGCGGCACGGTGGCATCAGCCGCGCCGTGCGCCATATCCCCTACGGCATCCAGCAACCTGCCGTAAGCACGCAGATCCTCGCGCTCGAACAGGACCTCGGCACGAAGCTCTTCGACCGCCAGCCGTTTCGCCTCACCGCCGCCGGCCAGGAGTTGTATCAATTCGCCGAACCCTTCTTTTCCAAGGCCGACGAAATCAGCGCCCGTTTGCGCAGTCAGCAAGCTCCTCGCCTGCGCATCGCCGCCGCCGAGCTCGTGCTGCGCGATCATTTGCCGCCCGTCATTGCCGCGCTGAAGGAAAAGCATCCCGCACTCCGCTTCGCGTTGCGCACCGGTTTCCAAGCCGAGATGGAAGCATGGCTGCACGACGGCGAAATCGACCTCGCGATCACGCCGCTCGATACGCGCCCCCAGCCCGGCCTCAAATGCCTGCCGATCGTGCAACTCCCGCTCGTCCTCATCGTGCCGCGGAGCTCGCCGCTCAAATCCGCCGCGCAACTGTGGGCGCAGGAGCGCATCGCCGATCCGCTCATCAGTCTGCCCGCCGCCGAAAGCATCACGCGCGCCTTTCAAAAAGGGTTGAAGGAAATGAAAGTCGCGTGGCCCACGTCGCTCGAAGCGCCCTCGCCCCTCATTCCGCAATACGTCGCCAACGGTTACGGTCTCGGCGTGACGGTGAATCTCCCCGGCCTCGTGCAACACCCGCAAGTCCGCGTGCTGCCGCTGCCCGGATTCGCGCCCGTCGAAATCGCCGCGCTCTGGCGCCCGCCGACCACGCCGCTCGTCGACGACCTCCGCGCCATCATCGCCGCCCGCGCGGAACACCTCTGGCCCGCCGCCTAG
- the fabG gene encoding 3-oxoacyl-ACP reductase FabG, which produces MKAQDPRVTDTHPTPARSSTSLPAAAKSESDRDLKTSISLSGRRALVTGGSSGIGAAIAAALGAAGAKVAVNYHSHPEQADTVVQTIQSAGSEAFAVQANVANPADVAAMFQKVDATWGGLDILINNSGIDGHRMMSWEADLEAWRAVLEVNLFGAFYCAREALQRMVPQKRGVILSTSSVHEEIAWSGYSAYAASKAGLSMLTKTLAQEAAPHGVRVLAVGPGAIKTPINQAVWNDPEGFKDLLDKIPLRRVGEPEEVARMVVVLVSDVASYITGRTLFIDGGMTDYPGFAHGG; this is translated from the coding sequence ATGAAGGCTCAAGACCCGCGCGTCACGGATACGCATCCCACCCCGGCCCGCTCATCAACGTCCCTCCCCGCCGCGGCGAAGTCCGAGTCCGACCGCGACCTCAAGACGTCCATTTCTCTCAGTGGGAGGCGCGCGCTCGTGACCGGCGGCAGCTCCGGCATCGGCGCCGCCATCGCCGCCGCGCTCGGTGCCGCCGGCGCCAAAGTGGCCGTTAATTACCACAGTCATCCCGAACAGGCCGACACCGTGGTCCAAACCATCCAGTCCGCCGGCAGCGAAGCCTTTGCCGTCCAAGCCAATGTCGCCAACCCCGCCGACGTCGCGGCGATGTTTCAAAAAGTCGACGCCACCTGGGGCGGCCTCGACATCCTCATCAACAACTCGGGCATCGATGGCCACCGCATGATGAGCTGGGAGGCGGACCTCGAGGCGTGGCGCGCCGTGCTCGAAGTGAATCTCTTCGGCGCATTTTACTGCGCACGCGAGGCGTTGCAGCGCATGGTCCCGCAGAAACGCGGCGTCATCTTGAGCACCTCGTCCGTGCACGAGGAAATCGCGTGGTCCGGCTACAGCGCCTACGCCGCGAGCAAAGCCGGGTTGTCCATGCTCACGAAAACGCTCGCTCAGGAAGCCGCGCCACACGGCGTGCGCGTGCTCGCCGTCGGACCGGGGGCCATCAAGACCCCCATCAATCAAGCCGTGTGGAACGACCCGGAAGGCTTCAAGGATCTGCTCGACAAGATCCCGCTTCGCCGCGTCGGCGAACCCGAAGAGGTCGCGCGTATGGTCGTGGTGCTCGTGTCGGACGTCGCGTCCTACATCACGGGCCGCACCCTTTTCATTGATGGCGGCATGACGGATTACCCCGGCTTTGCGCACGGCGGCTAA
- a CDS encoding JAB domain-containing protein, producing MRVYEAKIVYSLISLGEDIRLDRPEKVADYLRSAFEENPMQEAFYCVYLDRKNHPFGRHLVTLGTATSTLVAPREVFRGAILASATALVVAHNHPSGDPAPSAADVQMTRVLREAAKVIDIELMDHVIVGDAKADPHGIGHYSFRAAGIL from the coding sequence ATGCGCGTTTACGAAGCCAAGATCGTTTATTCCCTCATTTCCCTCGGCGAAGATATCCGTCTCGACCGACCGGAGAAAGTTGCCGACTACCTCCGTTCTGCTTTCGAGGAGAACCCGATGCAGGAGGCGTTCTACTGCGTCTATCTCGACCGCAAGAATCACCCCTTCGGCCGGCATCTCGTCACCTTGGGCACGGCAACATCCACACTGGTCGCACCCCGCGAGGTATTCCGCGGTGCCATCCTCGCCAGCGCCACGGCCCTCGTGGTCGCCCACAACCATCCCTCAGGCGACCCGGCACCCAGCGCGGCCGACGTCCAAATGACCCGAGTCCTCCGTGAAGCCGCCAAGGTGATCGATATCGAACTCATGGACCACGTCATCGTCGGCGACGCGAAGGCCGATCCGCACGGTATCGGTCACTATTCCTTCCGTGCGGCAGGCATCTTGTGA
- a CDS encoding RNA polymerase sigma factor, with product MDPDLPLIEALQAGNEPALNELIDRHREPLFYFVFRYLRDEAAARDVVQETFVRVFFKAKTFAPRASVKTWIYAIALNLARDEGRKLSKRQRLVSLDAPGPADQPPLEVEDAGPTPDQQTGQRDRFSRLQAAIEKLPHNLRAALVLFCLEGKSQHEAAQILGTTPKTVEMRVAHARQRLRQLLGAV from the coding sequence GTGGACCCCGACCTGCCGCTAATCGAGGCACTCCAGGCGGGCAATGAACCGGCGCTGAATGAGCTGATCGATCGCCACCGGGAACCGCTGTTCTATTTCGTCTTTCGCTACCTCCGGGACGAAGCTGCCGCACGCGATGTGGTGCAGGAGACTTTTGTGCGGGTCTTTTTCAAGGCCAAGACCTTTGCGCCGCGCGCCTCGGTCAAAACCTGGATCTATGCGATCGCTCTAAATCTCGCACGGGACGAAGGGCGCAAGCTGTCCAAGCGGCAACGGTTGGTCTCGCTTGACGCGCCGGGCCCTGCCGACCAGCCCCCGTTGGAAGTGGAAGACGCGGGGCCGACTCCCGATCAACAAACAGGGCAGAGGGATCGCTTTTCACGCTTGCAAGCCGCCATTGAGAAACTGCCCCACAACCTCAGGGCTGCCTTGGTCTTGTTCTGCCTCGAAGGTAAATCCCAGCACGAGGCCGCTCAGATTCTCGGCACCACGCCAAAGACGGTCGAGATGCGCGTGGCGCATGCGCGCCAGCGGCTCCGGCAATTGCTCGGGGCTGTTTGA
- a CDS encoding Spy/CpxP family protein refolding chaperone: protein MKKMALFLAAIAAVAAIACYLTLRVAQPRATADDIASHEWLHRELKLTDAQHQALAPIEQSFGEKQRRLADALRDANRQLARAMAEDKAYTPRVTAAVEHVHHCMGDLQKVSIEHVFAMRAVLTPEQGDKLLNLAQQALEHSP from the coding sequence ATGAAGAAGATGGCGCTGTTTCTCGCGGCCATTGCTGCCGTCGCAGCGATTGCATGTTATCTCACGCTTCGTGTGGCACAGCCCCGGGCAACGGCGGATGACATCGCTTCCCACGAGTGGCTTCACCGTGAATTGAAGCTCACCGACGCTCAGCACCAAGCGCTGGCGCCGATTGAGCAGAGCTTCGGCGAAAAACAGCGCCGGCTGGCCGACGCTTTGCGCGATGCCAACAGGCAGCTCGCCCGGGCGATGGCGGAGGACAAGGCCTACACACCGCGAGTGACCGCCGCCGTCGAGCACGTGCATCATTGCATGGGCGATCTACAGAAAGTTTCCATTGAGCACGTTTTCGCCATGCGAGCCGTGCTAACCCCGGAGCAGGGTGACAAACTGCTGAACCTTGCCCAACAAGCGCTGGAGCATTCGCCCTGA
- a CDS encoding DUF2231 domain-containing protein, with amino-acid sequence MQIPELLGRLHPALLHFPVALLVLASALEGLRGFRDSDFLGRAVASLFGLGALAALLAVGSGWLLAAHEHIRSDQKAVLELHRWLAVGTAVWAIGAWACARAWREATTPGRIWTRRAVAALTCGLITASAHAGAVLVWGKDWFTFTS; translated from the coding sequence GTGCAAATCCCCGAGCTTCTTGGCCGGCTCCATCCGGCGCTGCTTCATTTCCCAGTGGCATTGCTGGTGTTGGCCTCCGCACTGGAGGGCCTGCGCGGCTTTCGAGACTCGGACTTTCTCGGGCGCGCCGTCGCAAGCCTTTTTGGCCTGGGTGCACTGGCCGCGCTCCTGGCGGTGGGCAGCGGCTGGCTGCTCGCCGCCCATGAGCATATCCGTTCGGATCAAAAGGCGGTGCTGGAACTGCACCGCTGGCTGGCTGTGGGCACGGCCGTCTGGGCGATCGGAGCATGGGCCTGCGCCCGCGCTTGGCGCGAAGCGACCACGCCCGGCAGGATCTGGACCCGGCGGGCGGTGGCGGCGCTTACTTGCGGATTGATCACCGCATCCGCGCACGCCGGGGCAGTCCTCGTTTGGGGCAAAGACTGGTTTACCTTTACGTCATGA